A stretch of Apodemus sylvaticus chromosome 18, mApoSyl1.1, whole genome shotgun sequence DNA encodes these proteins:
- the Adam29 gene encoding disintegrin and metalloproteinase domain-containing protein 29, with translation MIMIEALLCMRILCLTQLFWIFLSFPELTQAGHWHYYSSTEVVIPMKITEKTRGMNPQNWISYSFKLGGQRHIIHMKIKNLFLTRHLPVFTYSEQDFLLEEYPFVQDNCYYHGYVEGDSESLVSLSTCFGGFQGLLEINNIVYEIMPKKFSTKFEHLVYKMDSNKTQSRSSSLMQDNITCQVELQRSRNSTLKQSSFEGWWTHTRIVELVVVVDKTLYDHYGHNYTVMLLDLYSVISIVDTIYEAIGIKTLLVGLEIWNKKNPIVIDDVRKSLRLYCQWKALNFLHRLKHDTSHLFIHRHLRGLSGIASTNGICDPNRSCAVVTFIDRTLNLRALGVAHHLGHNLGMNHDEDTCKCSYSKCIMHMDSPPIPKFSNCSYNSFWSYTMKYGSCLMENMYMKDIFNMTHCGNGVVEGKEECDCGSLRNCAHDFCCMSDCTLSIGASCAFGLCCKNCQFSPSGTLCRKSDNVCDLPEWCNGTSPECPDDFYVEDGISCGVSAYCYEKRCNDRNEHCREIFGQNAKTANGHCYREINTKGDRFGHCGLQGPTYIKCESNDSLCGRIQCDNVIEIPHLQDHSTVHFAVVNNVSCWGTDYHTGTNLTDIGDVKDGTECEQDHICIHKHCVHISALDSNCSPTFCNYRGICNNKHHCHCNIRWDPPNCMIRGHGGSVDSGPPPKARRKNPFFYLILLMRIISLYLLSCLCWLLLFRNENKQTPQVQSTPVEKSEVSKEVSSQKSSSVHFQSPPQSRKPSLLATSTSSEKITD, from the coding sequence ATGATTATGATTGAAGCATTGTTATGCATGCGAATCTTGTGCCTGACACAACTGTTTTggattttcctgtcttttcctgaACTCACTCAGGCTGGGCATTGGCACTATTACAGTTCCACAGAAGTGGTGATTCCCATGAAGATAACTGAGAAAACTAGAGGAATGAACCCTCAAAATTGGATCTCCTACAGCTTTAAACTTGGAGGCCAGAGACACATCATCCATATGAAGATCAAGAATCTTTTTCTAACCAGGCATCTCCCAGTGTTCACCTACTCTGAGCAGGACTTTCTGCTTGAAGAATACCCTTTTGTACAGGATAACTGCTACTACCATGGTTATGTGGAGGGTGACTCAGAATCATTAGTTTCCCTCAGTACCTGTTTTGGAGGCTTTCAAGGACTGTTAGAGATAAATAACATTGTTTATGAAATTATGCCCAAGAAGTTTTCAACCAAATTTGAACATCTGGTCTATAAAATGGACAGTAATAAAACACAATCAAGAAGTTCCAGCCTTATGCAAGATAACATAACATGCCAAGTAGAGTTACAAAGAAGTCGAAATTCCACCCTCAAGCAAAGTAGTTTTGAAGGCTGGTGGACACATACTAGAATTGTTGAATTAGTAGTAGTGGTGGATAAGACACTATATGACCACTATGGACATAATTACACAGTAATGCTGTTAGATCTATATTCCGTGATAAGTATAGTGGATACCATTTATGAGGCAATCGGTATTAAAACATTATTAGTTGGTTTGGAGATTTGGAATAAGAAAAACCCTATCGTGATAGATGATGTAAGAAAATCTCTAAGACTGTATTGCCAGTGGAAAGCCTTGAACTTTCTTCATCGATTAAAACACGATACCTCGCATCTTTTCATACACAGGCACTTGAGAGGATTAAGTGGCATAGCTTCCACCAATGGGATTTGTGATCCAAATCGTAGTTGTGCAGTTGTTACTTTCATAGACAGAACTTTGAACCTTCGTGCCCTTGGAGTGGCTCATCACTTAGGTCATAATTTGGGCATGAACCATGATGAAGATACATGTAAGTGTAGTTACAGTAAATGTATAATGCACATGGACAGCCCTCCAATACCCAAATTCAGCAATTGCAGTTACAATTCCTTTTGGTCTTACACTATGAAGTACGGAAGCTGTTTGATGGAAAACATGTACATGAAGGATATCTTTAACATGACACACTGTGGAAATGGTGTTGTCGAAGGCAAAGAGGAGTGtgactgtggatctttaaggaaCTGTGCACATGACTTCTGCTGCATGTCAGACTGCACTCTGAGTATTGGGGCTTCCTGTGCCTTTGGACTTTGCTGCAAAAACTGTCAGTTTTCACCATCAGGGACTTTGTGTAGAAAAAGTGATAATGTGTGTGATCTTCCAGAGTGGTGCAATGGAACATCCCCTGAGTGTCCAGATGATTTTTATGTGGAAGATGGAATTTCCTGTGGAGTTTCAGCCTATTGTTATGAAAAGCGATGTAATGACCGCAATGAACATTGTAGGGAGATTTTTGGCCAGAATGCAAAGACTGCAAATGGACATTGCTACAGAGAAATAAACACTAAAGGTGATCGTTTTGGCCATTGTGGTCTTCAGGGacctacatatataaaatgtgaaaGCAATGATTCACTTTGTGGGAGAATTCAATGTGATAATGTGATAGAAATTCCCCATTTGCAAGATCACAGTACTGTTCACTTTGCTGTTGTTAACAATGTATCATGCTGGGGTACTGATTACCACACTGGGACAAACCTAACTGATATAGGTGATGTAAAAGATGGCACTGAGTGTGAGCAAGATCATATCTGTATCCATAAgcattgtgtacatatatctgCATTGGACAGTAACTGTTCACCTACATTCTGTAATTATAGGGGCATTTGCAACAACAAACATCACTGCCACTGCAACATCCGCTGGGATCCCCCTAACTGTATGATAAGAGGACATGGAGGTAGTGTAGACAGTGGCCCACCTCCTAAAGCAAGGAGAAAGAATCCATTTTTCTATCTGATTCTATTAATGCGAATTATTTCCCTTTACCTTTTAAGTTGTCTTTGTTGGCTACTtcttttcagaaatgaaaataaacaaaccccCCAAGTTCAGTCTACACCTGTAGAAAAAAGTGAAGTTTCAAAGGAAGTTTCAAGCCAAAAGTCTAGTTCAGTGCATTTCCAGAGTCCACCTCAGTCAAGAAAGCCATCACTATTGGCTACATCAACATCATCTGAAAAAATTACCGATTAA